The Bacillota bacterium DNA window ACGTTGAATCTGAAGTTGATTATATCGCCATCTTTTACCTCGTACTGTTTCCCCTCGAGCCGAACCTTGCCCGCATCTTTTGCCTTGGCCATACTGCCAAATTGGCGAAAGTCCGCAAAAGAGACAACTTCAGCGCGAATAAAACCCCGCCCGATATCGGTGTGTATCTTGCCGCCTGCTTGTGGTGCAAGTGTGCCTTTCCTTATTGTCCAGGCTCTTACCTCATCTTCCCCAACGGTCAGAAATGAGATAAGGTCGGATAGTTCATAAGCAGCACGGATAAATTTTGCTTTTGCTGATTCCTCAATCCCGAGCCCTTCGAGAAATTCAGACTGCTCCTCGGGATTCATCTCGGCTATCTCCATCTCGATTGCACCGCAGAATTCAACGACCGGGATGCTGCGCTTGCTAGCAAAATCTTTTAGCTCGCCCAGATCTGCGCTCTCTTCTTCGCCTGTGTTTGCAACAATTAAGGCTGGTTTTAGAGTTAGAAGCTGGAATCCGCTTAAGGATTTTATCTCCGCTTCATCAAGGTTGAGCTCTCTTAGCGGTTTCTCCTCGTCAAGTGCGCTTTTACATTTTTTAACCAGGTCATACTCAATGCCCTTCTTGTGCTCCTTATCCATGCGCTCAATTTTTTTCTCAAGCACGATAAGGTCAAGCACAATAAGTTCAGATTCTATAGCTTGAAAATCCCGTAGTGGGTTAGCGTCATTGGCGGCTGCTGCTGGGTCAGTAAACGCCTTTACAACTACTGCCAGGGCATCAACACCTTTAATTAAGTCGATTGTCTGCGTGCCGCCAAGAGCCCCGCCTGAGGCATCGCTTGGCCCAGGGATATCTACGAACGATATCTCCGCATAGGTAGTTTTCTTTGGCTTGTAAATATTAGATAAATAGTCGACTCGCTCATCGGGAACCTTTATGACCGCAAGGTTTGCTTTTTGCACGCCAAAAGTTCCTGTCTGGGCTGATAAGCCGGTTAAGGCGTTAAAGACGGTCGTCTTTCCCGATTTTGGCAGACCTATTATTCCTACTTTCATGCTTCCTCCAGGTAGTATAACTTTTCTAATATATAACAAAACACCGCAGCTCACAATACTAGAAGCTAGGGGCTAGGGACTAGAAGCTAGAAACTAGAGCCTAGAGCCTAGAGACTAGAAATGAAGGTCTAGAGTGTGGGTTTAAAAGCATAAGAGATTTAAGAAGATGGTTTTATCTTGCCTCTAACAGAGCCGGTAGGCTCGTTCTAGTGTCTAGTATTGCGAAGATTGCTAAGCCGATATAAAATTTTCATTAGAAGAGGGGGTATTAAGTTGAACAATTTACGAACCTGGCTTCTTATGGGGGCGCTTACGGTTCTATTGGTTTTAGCCGGCAAGCTCATTGGCGGCAATGGCGGCATGATGTTCATGCTTGTCTTTGCCATAATCATGAACTTTTCTGGCTACTGGTGGAGTGACAAAATCGCTATCATGATGACTGGCTCAAGGCCTGTTAGCGAGAAAGAAGCCCCCGAGCTTTACTTAATGGTCAGGAATCTCTCGCTTCGCGCAGGCTTGCCGATGCCGCGCCTCTACATAACGCCATCGCCTCAGCCAAATGCATTTGCAACGGGGCGAAATCCTCAGCACGCTGTTGTGGCGGTAACCGAGGGCCTAATGCAGATGCTATCCAGAGATGAGATTGAGGGCGTGCTTGCGCATGAGCTTGCTCACGTAAAGAACAGAGATATCCTGATTGGCTCGATGGCCGCGATGATGGCTGGTGCGATAAGCGCTATTGCAAACATTGCCCAGTGGGGGCTCTTCTTTGGACGCGGCGATGATGACGATAACCCGTTTGGCATAATCGGCGTAATTATTGCTATCGTTGTCATGCCAATTGCCGCCATGCTGGTCCAGCTTGCGATATCACGTTCAAGGGAGTATGGAGCTGATGAAACTGGTGCCAGAATAGCAGGGCATCCTCAAGGTTTAATAAATGCACTTCTTAAACTAGAGCGCGGGGCGCAGGCGATTCCCATGGATGTGAGCCCGGCAACGTCACACATGTTTATCGTAAACCCGCTCTCAGGGCGGAGTTTCGCAGCTCTTTTCAGTACACATCCACCAATCGCCGAGCGTGTGGCCAGACTTAAAAAAATCTAAAGCTTTAAACTTTAGGGGACGTTCCTGAAAAACTGAAAAACGCCTGAGTTTTTCAGTTTTTCAGGAACGTCCCCTTCTTTTCTTCTTTTAACGAAGTCCTCTTAACAAGAGTTCGTCATTGTATTCGTCGCCTGTAATTGTTGAGCTATCGACATGGCTCTGGCTTGTTGCGTTCCAGATTGTTGGGTTATGACAATCCAGGCAGACGCTATCTATATCATGTGCCGGGTGAGAGGTCAGCCAGGCGTACGTAGCCGTGTCGTCGTAGGCAGTCCCGCCGTTGATCTGGTTTGCCAGATCGGTACCCGACATTGTTGTTCTTGTGACACCAGCAGCTATCGGGTCTCCGTTAAAATCAAGGCCGAAAAGGTCGTCTTTTAACATCATGTAGCCCAGCGTGCGGTGTGGCCAGCTGAAGCCATCGTCTGCGCAGACAGCTGAGGATGTTGTATCAAGCGTTCGCCAATCTAAAGGTAGCCTAACTGAACGCTCCCATTTGAACTGGATACCAGCATTGGTCTGAGCTGGCGGATACGCCGAGGGCGTGGTATCCAATACATCATAGGTCACCGCTGAGCTTATCCAATATGTATTAAATACCGTTTTACCCTGGGAGTTGTCTGCAGCAATGCTTGCGACAGCTGTATACCCGCCTTTTCCCGCCATATGACAGGCATTGCATCCGCTTGATCCTCTATGACAGTTGCGGCAATGCGGTCCCATTAAAAGCCCATCCTCCGGATTGAGCTTCATCTGACGGGCTCAGTGCCGAGGTTGCGAATCGTGACCGTAAGCTAGGTCGTAGTTTCCCTTCCATGGCGGAACTTCGGTGTCTGATCCCTGGTTTCTTAAAGCCCTGTCCTCGCTAAATAGCGGCGCGGCAACGGTATGTAAACCAGCATTTCCATCATGGCAGTCAGCGCAAAACTCCGATATGCTCCAGATAGGTTTACCTGAGTTTCTGCTTGTAAATCCAACATTTTCTGACCCGAGCGCTGCGGAGTTTGCTGCTCCTACTGGGTTATCCCAATCCGTCGGAATTTTGTTTACAGGGTAGCTTACACCGCTATCATACATGTGCATAAGCCCGTAATCGGTAGACCCTACCGTGATTGCTGCAATTAGGTCTGATATCTCAGCTCCCGGTGCAACATCCGTTGATTCGCTGCTTGCAGTGTCGATGTTCCAGAAGGTAACTGTCTCGGTGGCGGCTTTCGGCGATACCTCGCGATCAGCGTTTTTAATTAAAAGCCAGCTTCCGGCAAGATATACAGGCTCATTTTTGTTGGCGGTTGGGTTCCAGTACTGGGTGTTGTTTTGCAAGGTATCGTGACCCGGGTTTGCAATTGAGAAAACGAGGCCCGATTGGTCTCTTGCCAGTGGATCTTCCGGGTCAACCCCGGAGCCTGCAATTCCAACTGGGTTGCCGATATTGTTAAACCCAAGCAGTCTTTGCGGGTTGGCATGTGGGCTGTGGCAATCAAAGCAAGATAGGCCACCTAACCAGTAATTTGGTGTGTAAGCGGGGAAGGTATCATCTGGCGCCTTCCACTTACCACTCGAGACGCCGTAACCCAGACTGTGGCCAACGTTATATTCAGTAGTAAAGTTATCATCGTTATCCATCAAGATATTAAAACCCGAACCCGCGCCAAAGCCGTGGCACCAATCGCATGCCTCATACCTGGTATTACCCCTGGTAAGTTTGAACTTACCGGCCGCGCGGTGAACCGCGTGGCACTCTCGACACCTATGGCTTGTCGCAATATAGCCGCCGTGTGGACCTGCGGTATATTTTCCTCCCGAGAAGCCGCCTCCCCAGCCGGCCTCTTCGGTGTAGTCTTGTGGATCGTTATAGTTAAAGCCGTCGACGCCGAGCGCATAAGGGCTGTTCCAGGTACCTTGGGGATGTATGCTGGTAGTGTAACCGTTATATGTTACCACGTTGCCGTTTACATTATCGTACCAGATATCGCCCGATAAATCATATGCGGTCGGGGTAATATCCGATGTGGCAGCCAGGGCGACATTACCTGCTATTAGGATAAAGCCTATGACTGCAATAACCACTAAACTCCTTCTCATTTTTGTTTCACCTCCTTTGTAGGCAGTCTTTATGAAACATCGGCTTTAAGCTGGGAAACTTTAATCTTGTGGGCTCAGGCGGTAAATACCGTATTGTCTTTGCCAGCATTGCTGTGCCTGCGCTGAAGATAAATTCCTCTTCCTGGAAAAGGTGAGGTATCGCCACAACATACTCTTAACTCGTAGGCAGCTTTTTAGAGTTAAAATGTTTAGAGTTAAAAAGATAAGGGCCCGCTGGCCAGGCGGGCCCTTAAATTGCGCGCAATATACGATGTTTAACTATAAGTTTAAAACAAAAGCTGCCCGTCGGCAGCAGCCAAGCTTGTCGCTTGGCAAGTAACTACTACGGCAAGCCTCTGAGTATGAGCTCGTCGTTGTAGTTGTCTGCTGATGAACCAGCAGTATCGGTGTGGTTCGACGTACTGGTTGCGTTCCAGATTGTCGGGTTGTGACAATCCAGGCAGACGCTGTCTATGTCGTGTGCTTCTCTGCCGGCGACAAAGTTTATGCCAACGTCTGTCTTGTAGTTGTCTGAGAATTCATCGCCAAGACTTGAGGTGGTTGACCTCGTTTGTCCAGCGGCAATAGGAGTGCTGCCATCGATGTCAAGACCGAATAGATCGTCTTTGAGGAGCATGTAACCCAATGTACG harbors:
- a CDS encoding zinc metalloprotease HtpX, with the translated sequence MNNLRTWLLMGALTVLLVLAGKLIGGNGGMMFMLVFAIIMNFSGYWWSDKIAIMMTGSRPVSEKEAPELYLMVRNLSLRAGLPMPRLYITPSPQPNAFATGRNPQHAVVAVTEGLMQMLSRDEIEGVLAHELAHVKNRDILIGSMAAMMAGAISAIANIAQWGLFFGRGDDDDNPFGIIGVIIAIVVMPIAAMLVQLAISRSREYGADETGARIAGHPQGLINALLKLERGAQAIPMDVSPATSHMFIVNPLSGRSFAALFSTHPPIAERVARLKKI
- the ychF gene encoding redox-regulated ATPase YchF translates to MKVGIIGLPKSGKTTVFNALTGLSAQTGTFGVQKANLAVIKVPDERVDYLSNIYKPKKTTYAEISFVDIPGPSDASGGALGGTQTIDLIKGVDALAVVVKAFTDPAAAANDANPLRDFQAIESELIVLDLIVLEKKIERMDKEHKKGIEYDLVKKCKSALDEEKPLRELNLDEAEIKSLSGFQLLTLKPALIVANTGEEESADLGELKDFASKRSIPVVEFCGAIEMEIAEMNPEEQSEFLEGLGIEESAKAKFIRAAYELSDLISFLTVGEDEVRAWTIRKGTLAPQAGGKIHTDIGRGFIRAEVVSFADFRQFGSMAKAKDAGKVRLEGKQYEVKDGDIINFRFNV